The Moorella glycerini genomic interval TCCTTGAAAATCCGGGGCCAGGTTTTCTATGTTTTCCACCGCCAGGCCGGCCATGGTCAGTTTTTCCGCCAGCTCTTCCGGCGGCAAGTCGACGGCGACGTATTGTTGCAGCCATTTATAGGGAACACGCAATTGGAGTCACTCCTTTAGAACTGCCGTAAGAAGCGCAGGTCGTTTTCATAGAAAAGGCGCAGGTCGTCAACGCCGTACTTCAGCATGGCCACCCGGTCTACCCCCAGACCAAAGGCAAAGCCGCTCACCTCTTCCGGGTCGTAGCCGGACATGCTTAAAACCCGGGGGTGGACCATGCCGCAGCCCAGGATTTCCAGCCAGCCGCTGTGGCCACATACCCGGCAGCCGCTGCCGCCGCACATAACGCAGGACATATCGACCTCGGCGCTGGGCTCGGTGAAGGGAAAATAACTGGGCCGGAAACGCACCCGGACCTGATCACCAAACATCTGCTTGATAAAGGCCATCAGGGTCCCCTTCAGTTCACCAAAGGTTACCCGCTTATCCACCAGCAGGCCTTCCACCTGGAAGAACATGGGCGAGTGGGTGGCGTCATCGTCGCGCCGGTAAACCTTGCCCGGTGCGATAATGCGGATGGGCACCTGGGGACGCCGGGCCTCCATGACCCGCGCCTGGACGGGGGAGGTATGGGTGCGGAGCAGGACGTCCTCAGTGATATAAAAGGAATCCTGCATGTCGCGGGCCGGGTGTTCTTTAGGAAGATTCAAGGCTTCAAAGTTGTAATAGTCGCTTTCTACTTCCGGGCCTTCGGCCACGTCAAAGCCCAGGCCCATAAAAATGGCCTTGATTTCATTCAAAGTCTGGTACAGGGGGTGGCGGTAACCCCGGGAAACCGGCCGCCCCGGCAGGGTCACGTCGATGGCCTCCGCCCGCAGGCGTTCAGCCTGTTCCCGCCGGGAAAGGTCTTCTTTCGCCTCCTGGAGGGCCCTTTCCAGTTCCTCCCGGACCTGGTTGGCCATCTGCCCCACCCGGGGCCGCTCTTCAGGGGGGAGCTTTCCCATGCCCCTTAAAACCCCGGTCAATTCTCCCTTCTTGCCCAGGTACTGGACCCTGATGGCCTCCAGCTCTTCGCTGCTGGTGGCAGCCGCCACCCGGGCCAGGGCTACTTCCCTGATGGCAGCAATAGTTGCCAGCATCTCCATCACCTCAACCACGGCAAAATAAAAAGCCTTCGCCCCTTCGGGACGAAAGCTGAAAAATATCTTCTTACCACCCCAAGTCCACCGGCACCATCATGCCGTTCCCCTCTAACGGTGGGAGCACCGGCGCGGCCTACTTTTTCTTTTCAGCCTGCTGCTCCTGGGCGAACTTCACACGGCCTTTCCCCGGCAGCGCTTCCAGTCAGCGACGCCGCCTCCCTGTGGGTTCCGTACCGGCTACTTTGCCCATTCATAGCATTTGAACGACAATCATTTTTTTACCTACTGGGTAACCAGCCTGCGGTAAATGATGTAGGCAGCGATAGAACCAGTTTTTTCGAAAAGCCTCCAAAAGAACTCCGCCGACAGGACCAACCTATCACGACCTTTCCTGGAGCTTTTGGGGGTAACCTCAGACTTAATTATAGCATAGCCCCCCCGGCCGTGACAAGGCGTAGTTTAACCCCGCGCCCGGCGCCTGGCAAGAAGCCTGGCTTTGAGGGCGGCCAGAAGATCCAGCTGGGTCTCCAGGGAGTGGACATTTACCGCCAGGATTTCCCCGATTTTTTGTAAGCGGTAGCGGAGAGTGTTGGGATGGAGGTAAAAGTGGCGGGCAATAGCCTGGAAGTCACCGTTAAACTGAAAGTATTTCTCCAGAACTTCCAGGTAGTTCGTCCCGTTCTCCTGGTCAAAGGCCTCCAGCCGGCCCAAGGTTTGCTGGTAGTAATCTTCCAGCTGGTATGGTGTTAACTGGTAAAGGAGCTTTTCTACTCCCAGTTCGGCAAAAAAGACTAGCCCCGTCTCCCGGCGCAGTTTGCCTATCTCCAGGGCTATTTTAGCCTCCTGGAAACTTAAATACAGGTCGGTAGTGGAAGGGTAAAAAAGGCCTACCCCGCCGCCCAGGTGCATGCCGGGGGCGTAACGGGACAGTTTTTGCTGCAGGGTGCTGAAAATTTTCTTTAACCTTTGGCCGGTGGCTCCCTTATCCTCCAGGGCGGGGATAATGATTACCAGTTGCCGTTCCCGGGGCAGCAGGATGGCTTCCGGGTAATCCTCCCGGACTATGACGCCTGCCAGTTCTTGAAACTGTTCCTCCGGGCCGGCCAGGAGCTCCACGACCATTAAGGCATGGGGCCGGGTTAAATCCCAGCCCCACAACTGCCCCCTGGCTACCAGGACTTCCTTGGATTCAAAGTTATTGTACAGGAGATCATAAACGAAATCGGCGCGGTGGCACCTTTCGGCAGCAATGACCGCCTGATCCCTGGCCAGTGCCAGCAGGAGCAACCTGCTGGCCTGGTCGATATTGGCCACTACCGGTTGGGGAAGACCCTTTTCCCCCAGGGCCAGAAGGTAACCGTAATTAGTGGCACCGCTTTTTAAAGCCACGGCCAGATAGGTCCACCGGCCAAAGGCGGCTTCTTCCCGGCCAGGAGATAAACTGAAGGGCAGGTAACTGCCGGCAGGGAACTCCACCGCATCGCTGGTTGCTAAAACCTTCCCCCAGGGATTGCTGATGATAAAGACGGTCCTGAACTGCCGCCCCAGGTAGTGAACGAGGCTTTCCAGGGTACTACCTTTAATAATAAGATCTATCAAACCTGTTAAAATATCCATTTGCACTCTCTCCCGCTGTTTTTGCGCCCCATTTCCTGCCTGCCACTCCCTGGCCGCCTTTATTCTTTAAACTTTTTTGTATTATTTTCAAATTATTGGCCGCTATTTTGTAATAATTACAAACACCCTACCGCTGGACCTGCTGCCAGAAATGCCGGCCTTCTCCAGAGCGGTTTATTTGCAGGGAAGGCAGGGTTAAGGCCGGGTCAGGCAAAAAAGCTAGCCACTGGGAATAGGGGGCCGCGCCGGGGTCGCCTTCCCAGGTTATCATATTCAGGGCGCCGGTGGGGCAGGCGGCCACGCAGGCCGGCAGCAACCCCTGGTCCAGGCGGGCCAGGCAGAAATTACATTTTTCTGCCTTGCGCGTTTCCGGGTTATAGCGGGGTGCTTGGTAGGGACAGGCCTGGACGCAAGCCTGGCAACCCTGGCAGCGGCGGGGCAGGTGCAGGACCAGGCCGTCGCGGCGCTTCCAGTAGGCCTTTTCCGGGCAAACCCGGAGGCACTCCGGGTTGCGGCAATGGTTGCAGGCCAGGGAAACATAGTAACGGCGGCCGTCCTCTTCTCCTTCCCTCACCTGGCGCCAATTGATGGGGCCGGCTGTCTGGTGCTCGTTCTTGCAGGCTAGCTGGCAGTTACGGCAGCCCACACAGCGCTCCAGGCGCAGGACAAAGGCTCTTTGCTTCACAAGCGGCAGACCTCCACAAAGCAGTCGTAAAAGGCACAACCTGGAAAGCCGGTGGTAAGAATACCCATATCGGTTGCCAGGGGAGACGTTAAAAAATTGACATTATAATCCCCCGGCGCAAATAACCTTTTCCCCTGATATTTATCTTTCCCGTACCAGCCTTCATAGGCCACCACTACTGCCTCCGGTACACCCGGTTCTATCTTCGCCCTGGCAATTATTTCTCCCTGCCCGTTAAAAACCCGCACCAGGTCCCCCTCCGCCAGGGAACGTTCCCGGGCCACGACGGGGTTAAGGAGTACCGCTGGTTCAGGATTAATTGCCTGCAGCCAATCCAGGTTTTGAAACTGGGAGTTGAGCCCGTACTGCTGGTGGGGGGTCAAGAGCTGCAGGGGGTATTCCGGCGGCGGCGAGGGCGGGGGTATATAGACGGGCAGGTTGGGTAGGCCCAGTTCCCCGGCCCTGGCCGCATCCAGTTCTATCCTCTCCGGCAGATCAGGCGGCCGGGCCTTACGCGGCCCGCCCAAAAGTTCCCGCCAGGAACTAATGCCAAAGAGTTCCTGCATGCGCCGGTCAAAGAGTTCATCCAGCCAGTCGATTGCTTTTTTATGGCTGGGAAAGGTACTGCTGCCGGGGGATAATTCGTTCAGCTTGGCCGCCAGGGCGGCAACTATCTCCAGGTCACTCCGGCTTTCATACCAGGGTGCCAGGGCGGGCTCGTTAACGGCCACCCAGCGGTGCCAGTAGCTGGAAACAAGATCCCAGGTTTCAAACAAAGAAGCCGCGGGCAGGACGATATCGGCCAGCCGGGCCGTGGGTGTCAGAAAGTGATCGACGACCACGATCATTTCTAAAGTATTTAAGGCCTGATGGAGCCGCCGGGCACCGGCCTCCTGGGTGAGGGGATTGCGGCCGGCCACCCATAAAAATTTAACAGGAGGTTCCTGGCAGTGCAAAAGTTCGGCGGCAAAATTGTTCATATTCAGGTAACGGTTGCCAGCCTGTCCTCCTGCCCCTGGCCCGTTACCAACCAGCGGCCACGTATCCAGGTGGGCATAATATACTCCCCCGCCCCTGGTTCCCAGGTGACCGGTCAGGGCCGCCAGGGCATTGATGGCCCGGACGTTCTGGCCGCCGTTGGTGTGGCGCTGCAGGCCGTAACCGATCCAGATGGCCGCCGGCTGGCTGGCAGCATACATTTCAGCCAGGGCGGTAATAGCTGCAGCCTCCAGGCCGGTTTCCCGGGCGGCCCAGTCCACGGATAGCCCGGCCAGGTAGCTGCGCAAGGCCGGCCATCCTGCCGCATAGTGGCTCAGGGCATCTTCATCAAGACGCCCTTGCTGCCAGAGGTAGGCCACGACACCCAGGGCCAGGGCTCCGTCAGTACCAGGTTTAATTTGCAAATAGTAATCAGCCCACCTTGCTGTCGCTGTAAAGACGGGGTCGATGACCACCACCTTGCCCCCCTGGTCCCGGGCCTGTTGCAGGAAGGGCAGGGAATGAACCGCCGTCCAGGCAGGATTGGTCCCCCAGAGGAGAATACATTTACTCCTGGCCAGGTCCACGGGGTCTGGGCTGGCCACCCTGCCGAAGTCAAGGTAAAAAGCGTCAAGGCCGGCTGACCAGCAGGGTGAACCCCCGGCCCGGGTGGTGGGGCCCAGGCTATCAAAAAATACTTCTATCGTATTCTGCAGCCAGCCAAAATTTCCCGAGTATTTATTTAAAGCAACGGGAAGGGTACTGCCATACCTGGCTTTAAGATCCAGGATGCTGGTGGCAATAAGCTCCAGCGCTTCCTCCCAGGAAAGGCGCTGCCAGTTGCCGGAACCGCGGGGATACTGGCGCAATGGGTGGCGCAGCCGCTCCGGGCTATGCACCCGGCGGCTGTAGGCGTAACCCTTGGCGCAGAGGCGACCCCGGGTATAGCCGTGCCGGGGGTCGCCTTCCACTTTAACTACCCGGCCGTCTTCCACATAGGTCAGCATGGCGCAGGCGTCGTAGCAGTTACAGGGACAGGCAGAACGGTAAACAGGCACACCCATCACCCCCTCTCCCATCCCTCTCTCCAGCACTATTTTACTTTATTTTAATTGCTTCTGTCCACAGGTACCTGATTATTTAAAAAACCCCTCGCAGGGGAGGGGGTTACCGGCAACCGCCGGTAAGGAATAGAGGCTTCCGTTAACCGTTTACGAACTAACCAATGGCCAGGGGTACTGCCGTACCGTAGAAAAGGGCCCGGCCGATCAATTCTCCCACCAGGAGAAGGACCAGGAGGGCCAGGGAGAGGGATAGAGAGCCCCCTTCCTGCCGGCGTAACTGATAACTGACGGCCAAAGGTGCCAGCCACCCGGCCAGGACCCGCAACCACCACCAGGGGCTGGCCAGGAGAGTAGTAAGGGTCAGGCGGGCTTCCGGCCCGGCGGCGGCCAGGAAGGTAAGGTAAGATAGCGAGCTAATGATACTCAGGAGCAAAAGCAGGGCCAGGGCCCGGCCGGCGACGCGGCCTTCCTGCCACGGCGTGAGGCCGGGGAGCACCTGCTCAAAGCACATCCCCAGGGCCGGGCCCAGTAAAAAGGCGGTCAGGAAAAAGGCCAGGACGGTATGAAAGTTATACCAGGCCGGGCGGGCCGGCAGGACATAGATGAGGGCGCTGGCCAGCACCCCCAGGAGACCGCTGGCCAGGGCCAGGACGGCGGCCAGCCGCTCCTGGGCCTGATTTCCTCCCTTTGCGGCCAGGAAAGCTACCAGGAGCAGGAGAAAACACAGGCTGAAAAGCAGGACTTCCCGGCTCAGCCAGGAGGAAGCCAGGTGGGTCAAGGCCCGGTAGGCGTTTTCCGGGTGACCGAGATGGCCCAGGGAGATAACCATAGCTGTCGCCAAAAGCCCGGCCGGCAGGAGATAGGTCCATTTGGGATTAGCTTTACCGGCTGCACCTGGAACCACCATG includes:
- a CDS encoding PucR family transcriptional regulator; its protein translation is MDILTGLIDLIIKGSTLESLVHYLGRQFRTVFIISNPWGKVLATSDAVEFPAGSYLPFSLSPGREEAAFGRWTYLAVALKSGATNYGYLLALGEKGLPQPVVANIDQASRLLLLALARDQAVIAAERCHRADFVYDLLYNNFESKEVLVARGQLWGWDLTRPHALMVVELLAGPEEQFQELAGVIVREDYPEAILLPRERQLVIIIPALEDKGATGQRLKKIFSTLQQKLSRYAPGMHLGGGVGLFYPSTTDLYLSFQEAKIALEIGKLRRETGLVFFAELGVEKLLYQLTPYQLEDYYQQTLGRLEAFDQENGTNYLEVLEKYFQFNGDFQAIARHFYLHPNTLRYRLQKIGEILAVNVHSLETQLDLLAALKARLLARRRARG
- the pheS gene encoding phenylalanine--tRNA ligase subunit alpha, encoding MLATIAAIREVALARVAAATSSEELEAIRVQYLGKKGELTGVLRGMGKLPPEERPRVGQMANQVREELERALQEAKEDLSRREQAERLRAEAIDVTLPGRPVSRGYRHPLYQTLNEIKAIFMGLGFDVAEGPEVESDYYNFEALNLPKEHPARDMQDSFYITEDVLLRTHTSPVQARVMEARRPQVPIRIIAPGKVYRRDDDATHSPMFFQVEGLLVDKRVTFGELKGTLMAFIKQMFGDQVRVRFRPSYFPFTEPSAEVDMSCVMCGGSGCRVCGHSGWLEILGCGMVHPRVLSMSGYDPEEVSGFAFGLGVDRVAMLKYGVDDLRLFYENDLRFLRQF
- a CDS encoding 4Fe-4S dicluster domain-containing protein, translating into MKQRAFVLRLERCVGCRNCQLACKNEHQTAGPINWRQVREGEEDGRRYYVSLACNHCRNPECLRVCPEKAYWKRRDGLVLHLPRRCQGCQACVQACPYQAPRYNPETRKAEKCNFCLARLDQGLLPACVAACPTGALNMITWEGDPGAAPYSQWLAFLPDPALTLPSLQINRSGEGRHFWQQVQR
- a CDS encoding molybdopterin-dependent oxidoreductase, translated to MPVYRSACPCNCYDACAMLTYVEDGRVVKVEGDPRHGYTRGRLCAKGYAYSRRVHSPERLRHPLRQYPRGSGNWQRLSWEEALELIATSILDLKARYGSTLPVALNKYSGNFGWLQNTIEVFFDSLGPTTRAGGSPCWSAGLDAFYLDFGRVASPDPVDLARSKCILLWGTNPAWTAVHSLPFLQQARDQGGKVVVIDPVFTATARWADYYLQIKPGTDGALALGVVAYLWQQGRLDEDALSHYAAGWPALRSYLAGLSVDWAARETGLEAAAITALAEMYAASQPAAIWIGYGLQRHTNGGQNVRAINALAALTGHLGTRGGGVYYAHLDTWPLVGNGPGAGGQAGNRYLNMNNFAAELLHCQEPPVKFLWVAGRNPLTQEAGARRLHQALNTLEMIVVVDHFLTPTARLADIVLPAASLFETWDLVSSYWHRWVAVNEPALAPWYESRSDLEIVAALAAKLNELSPGSSTFPSHKKAIDWLDELFDRRMQELFGISSWRELLGGPRKARPPDLPERIELDAARAGELGLPNLPVYIPPPSPPPEYPLQLLTPHQQYGLNSQFQNLDWLQAINPEPAVLLNPVVARERSLAEGDLVRVFNGQGEIIARAKIEPGVPEAVVVAYEGWYGKDKYQGKRLFAPGDYNVNFLTSPLATDMGILTTGFPGCAFYDCFVEVCRL
- a CDS encoding dimethyl sulfoxide reductase anchor subunit family protein; protein product: MTNWEWPLVFFTILAQMAVGYLVMVVPGAAGKANPKWTYLLPAGLLATAMVISLGHLGHPENAYRALTHLASSWLSREVLLFSLCFLLLLVAFLAAKGGNQAQERLAAVLALASGLLGVLASALIYVLPARPAWYNFHTVLAFFLTAFLLGPALGMCFEQVLPGLTPWQEGRVAGRALALLLLLSIISSLSYLTFLAAAGPEARLTLTTLLASPWWWLRVLAGWLAPLAVSYQLRRQEGGSLSLSLALLVLLLVGELIGRALFYGTAVPLAIG